DNA sequence from the Salvelinus sp. IW2-2015 linkage group LG37, ASM291031v2, whole genome shotgun sequence genome:
AGACATCACACACAGGCCTGCTCTCAAAGTGTGAGTCACTAGCttccactcttagaaaaaaaggtgctacagtgtatagaacctaaaagggttcttcggctgtgcccataggtcgctcctaccaggtgacgtggagaggatctgtgtctgcaccacgtactctcactattggtgtcccccagggctcggttctaggccctatcctcttctctctgtacaccaagtcactcggctccgtcatatcctcacatggtctctcctataattgctatgcagatgacactcaactacttttctctttccccccttctgacacccaggtggctacacgcatctctgcgtgcctggcagatatctcaacgtGAATagcggcccaccacctcaagctcaacaagacggctctgctcttcctcccggggaaggcctgcccgctcaaagacctctccatcacggttgacaactccacagtgtcgccctcccagagcGCAAAGAACCTTgtcgtgaccctggacaacaccctgtcgttctctgcaaacgtCAAAGTagtgactcactcctgcaggttcatgctctacaacatctgacTATGACAACAACTTAGACAGCAAGCGGCACAGGTCCTAATGCAGGTACTTGTCCTCTCccttctggactactgcaacacaCTGCTAGCTGGGCTCcgcgcttgtgccatcaaacccctgcaacttatccagaacactgCAGCCCACCTGGTTCTCAACCTTTCATAGTTTTCTCATGTCACCCCGCTGCTCCACTCACTCCACTGGCTTACAGTCGAAGCGTGCATCCACTACAAGCATTCATGCTCAaatcctacaccccaacccgagaacTCTGTTCTGctacctcaggtctcttggccaaTGTTCCATCAAAGCTGTGTAAGGGTGCACATCTCCCCTGGGACTGCCGCGCATAATAAATATCAGCGTGGGCAGAAAAGCACGAGattagaaagttgagtgaagttcagagttttccctgttagttaacgctatcaatgtttccctttactgtgggaattgtgattgaatcaacCCGCAATATTTaatgcaacataccaaaacaaactCTGCAAGTCTTAGTaggcaaaactaactatgcaagtggttttgttgtaggcagaacacattGGATGAGGATtatattgcattgacatgcatgACTCAGGCCtggactctacacagaccggtgcgccataaccaatcagagctgcagcaggcctatatgcaaatacaccatcgccatatatggatctgtgcaattcactttgaactggactgtgtttacggCATGAGCGGTCGTAAGTAGATGCGCGTGTTTCTTAAATGTTataaatttttatttcacctttatttaaccaggtaagctagttgagaacaagttctcatttacaactgcgacctggccaagataaagcaaagcagtgcgacacaaacaacacagagttacacatggaataaacaagcgtacagtctataacacaatagaaaaaagaaagtctatatacagtgtgcgcaaaaggcttgaggaggtaggcaataaattgaccatagtagcgaagtaattacaatttagcagattaacactggagtgttaaatgagcagatgatgtgcaagtagagatactggtgtgcaaatgagcagaaaagtaaataaaaacaatatggggatgaggtaggtagattgggtggtgtcacgttctgaccttagttcttttgttatttctttgttttagtatggtcagggcgtgagttgggtgggttatctatgttcgtttttctatgttgttttttttgtttggcctggtatgattctcaatcagaggcaggtgtcgttagttgtctctgattgagaatcatacttaggtagcctttttccacctgtgttttgtgggtgtttattttctgtgtctgtgtgttccaacacggaactgtttcggttggttatttcacgtgtcgtttattgttttgtttcagtgttcgatTGTTTTAATAaagagcatgaacacgtaccacgctgcgcattggtcctccgatccttactactcctcctcgtctgaggaggaggaagacagccgttacaggtgggctatttacagatgggctatgtacagctgcagcgatcggttagctgctcagatagctgatgattaaagttagtgagggaaatatgagtctccagcttcagcgatttttgcaattcgttccagtcactggcagcagagaactggaaggaaaggcggccaaagtaggtgttggctttggggatgaccagtgagatatacctgctggagcgcgtgctacgggtaggtgttgttatcgtgaccagtgatcTGAGATAAGGCGAGCTTTACCTAACATAGACGTATAGATGACcgggagccagtgggtctggcgacgaatatgtagcgagggccagcagactagagcatacaggtaggtcacagtggtgggtggtataaggggctttggtaacaaaacggatggcactgtgatagactgcatccagtttgctgagtagagtatttgaagctattttgtagatgacatcgccgaagtcgaggattcggtaggatagtcagttttactaggttaagtttggcggcgtgagtgaaggaggctttgttacgaaatagaaagccgattctagatttgattttggattggagatgtttaatatgagtctggaaggagagtttacagtctagccagacacctaggtatttgtagttgtccacatattctaggtcaaaaccgtccagggtagtgatgctagtcgggcgggtgggtgcgggcagcgaacggttgaaaagcatgcatttggttttacttgcatttaagagcagttggaggccgtggaaagagtgttgtatggcaacGAAGCTCGTTTGGAGATTAGTTAACACTGTGTCCAAAgcgccagatgtatacagaatggtgtcgtctgcgtagaggtggatcagggaatcgcccgcagtaagagtaacatcattgatatatacagagaaaagagtcggaaccctgtggtacccccatagagactgccagaggtccagacaacaggccctccgatttgacacactggactctatctgagaagtagttggtgaaccaggcgaggcagtcatttaagaaaccaaggctattgagtctgccgataagaatacggtgattgacagagtcgaaagccttggccaggtcgatgaagacggctgcacagtactctcttttatcgatggaggttatgatatcgtttagtaccttgagcgtggctgaggtgcacccgtgaccagctcggaaaccagattgcacagtggagaaggtacggtgggattcgaaatagtcagtgatctgtttatgaacttgttttgagatcaaagcgagagctacatgtagcgacatgtgcacatttgtacatatcctttgctagttagttattagcccagttatagataatttgtagtcagcaataagGGAGTGATTGTTTCCTAGAAGAGCACAAAACGTttgcatttctagacatctttggaAAGCAAGTCAGATAAAgagagttttttttgtcttaaaggggcagtgttgtattttgagagagGCTTGAATAaccagtagccaataggcagagggtatcataatttgtctgattcactgtaataatggtatgggaataatgctgcatcaaacaatattttcagtcacctccttgtctgaaggacaagtcgataaacaggttaatgtcaacccctgcatgtttttttcaaaagtcatgaaatgtaggcctacattgaacaccacacattggctgctacaataggctgaatgatagaacagctatttccatgttaaaatgttatgggatgcattttctccattgtttttgatggtagtagtcacagtagcctacttgaccactgttaaaactaacttaaagcgggtacagcctcagtgttgtCAGTAAAcgcgcgctggaagttgcacagaacttgCGCTCAGCAAACCTGATATTTGCTCAGTGATGAAAAcaatttgagggaacattggtcttTGCCTTCCCACCCCTAAGGGAGGGCAGCTcacgctcagcccagtccaagctcttctctctcctggcaccccaatggtggaatctgcttccccctgaagctaggacagcagagtccctgcccatcttctgaaaacatctgaaatcctacctcttcaaacagtatcttaaaaaaatcctcctcacctcgacccccaccccccaattacatttttataaaaccAAACCAGCACctgcattgacccccccacccatctctgactctactgatagctactttattgaggaaaaaataCGTTCTATGCCTGtgttatgtggttgtcccacctagctgtataagagcgtctgctaaatgactcaaatgtaaaccctttgaagaaccctttttggttccaggtagaaactttTTGGATTCCAtctagaaccctttccacagagggttctacctgaaacccaaaagggttttcctatggagaAAGCCCCAAAAAACTGTGGaacccctttttctaagagtgtagtatgGGATCCTtccaaaggtcaaaggtaatacTACATTAGAATAATACATACACATTATCACTGGGGGCTTACTTGCTTTGCACTGCTTTGAAGAAGATgatgacagtacagtatgttagcAAGCCTTTCTCTTACCTATTTTATGCTAAGGGGGTTTTCCTAGTACTGAGCCAAACCAAACCAACATGGACTGAGATGTCCTGGTTATGCATTCACCACAGTTGCTAGACCCATGCTAAAAAGGAGCATTCGGGAAAAAAAAGGTATTAGCTAGTCAGCCAGGTCATGGTCTCACCTTCCTTGCAGTACTTTCCCTTGTAGCGGGTGTGTGTGCAGTCGCAGTGCACCTCGCCATACTGGATGGAGCAGAAGCCGCCGTTGAAGCAGGGGTTCTGCTTGGTGCACAGATACTCCAGGTCACTCTGGATGCCCTGGCTGTTGAGCAGGGTAGGGGGCATCTCGCCCACCTTCAGGTTGGAGATCAGGCCCAGGAATGGGGGCTCGTACTTCACCGTGCTGGACGTAAGGGCTGAGAGGCGCACGTCAGGCGGGATGCCGCCCACAAACAGGTCGCTGACCACCGCCATCTCCTTCCGCTTGGACTTGACCTCCGCCACCTTGGTCTCGCCGTCCACCATGAGCAGGGTCTCGCGGAAGTTGCGTGTGAGGAGCACCATGTGCCAGCGGTCGTCGTTGACCCGGGTTTCCATGTGTAAGGTGGCGGGTTCAGCGCAGTGGATGGCGAAGCGCAGCTGGAGGCGCCCGCCGGCGATCAGCAGCTCCATGAAGTCGCAGTTGCCACCGTCGTCCAGGTAGAGCACCAGGGCCTTGCTGATATTGGTCTTCAGACTGAAGCTCAGCTCGCCCACCGAGCCCGCCTCCCAACGCCCGTAGCGGGCCCACTGGCCGGGGGCCCCGCCGAACTCCAGCGCCCGGGTCGTCACCAGCAGACTGAGGAACGCCAGGGGCCATGCGGGAAACCTCAACCCCCTCGTCATGGTTGTGATCCCAATCCTAAATCCCTATCGTCTTCCTATTGGTTCAAATCCTCCACACAGGGACGTAGCTCGGCCTAGCGTAGTTGCAgctgtctttgtggtttttgtttgttttttaagtgTAAATAATGGTTGTTATGTCTGGCACTCGCTACGGAGAGTCCTCTAGGCTGGGGAAAGTGTGGGAGAAGCAAAACCCTCACAGGACCCAATTCCAGATTCCTACCCTGCCGATTCAGCAGTTCTCTGGATTTGCTCTATTTCTCGGCTGTTttatcctgtctctcttctccgtctctccatTGGTTGATGCCTCTGGGACTCACAGGGAAAAACGAGGACGGTGGACTGGCAGGGGGAATTCCGATAATTTTAACACAACGTTCCGTCCCTCAACTAAACTCCGTATTCCAAATAGAAATCCCAGTCCTTGGAATCCAGATATAGCTTTTTAGGAAAACTAAGTCAATTTTGTGGCAagagatactgtctgtctgtacgtgTTCAGAGATTTTGTTTTCGGGAAAGGGGGGaaaaggggaggtagagagagcacTGAGGAGGAGTGTGTCAGAGCTGTCTGGTGTTACATGGACAGCAGGGTATGTTCATGACTCCAATGGCGTCAACCCCTTCCTCTCCTGAAGCCTCTGGTTGGTCCACCACAGCTTAGGCTGGTCTGGGTCCCCTCATTGTCCACACAGTCATGGATCTGgaagaacacagacagagacattttaTTAGACCACATGTAAACCTGGTGCTTTGTTTAACTGAGGTGCTTCCGTGAACCACACTcatgtgatgagtaaccttgcacGAGACCTGAAGATTTGCATTAGCGAATGACTAGTCTTGTGGCACACAGGAGACCCTGGTTCCAATACAGTCTGACACACATGCATATCGGTTTATtattataatagtagtagtagtagtagcatacgTATACTGAACacaatataaacccaacatgtaaagtgttggtcccatgtttcataagctgaaataaaagatcccacaaaaagcttatttctctaaaatgttgtgcacaatctTGTTTACAGCCCTGTTCGTAATCccttgccaatataatccatccacctgaaaggtgtggcatatcagtaagctgattaaacagcatgatcattacacaggtgtacctttgtcacacaacacaatgccacagatgtctcaagttgagggagcgtgcaatcgtcatgctgactgcaagaatatccaccagagctgttgccagaaaattgaatattcatttctctaccataagccacctccaacgtaatttcagagaatttggcagtacgtccaaccggcctaacaaccgcagaccacatgtaaccacgcatgcccagaacctccacatatggcttcttcacctgcgggatcatctgagaccagccttTGCGAACAGCTGATGAAGCGGAGGAGTATTTCCTTTttctggggaaaaactcattatgATTGGCtgcgcctggctccccagtgggtgggcttggctcccaagtgggtgggcctatggccTCCCagccccacccatggctgtgcccctgcccagtcatgtgaaatccatagatcagggcctaatgaatttatttcagttgactgatttccttatatgaactgtaactcagtaaaatcattgaaatgattgcatgttgcgttcatatttttgttcagtatagtagtaAAAGTGTATGAAAAATAAGCATTACAATCGTTCATTTGAGGATCTGCTTTGTAGAGGAAATATACAAATCACGTTTCCTCAGAGACATCGACTACTCGAATGAATGTCCTAAACATGCAATTCCCTACTGCTGATTTCTCTGTTGGAAGTCGAGACTGGTGAAAAATTTGAATATGTCTGGTATGAAGTTCAACATTCATGTGCATGATTTACTAATAGCCTACCGGGTGTACGTCAACAGCCGCTCAAAACGCCTCGCTCCATCCTTAACTGCCAAATACAATTGCTCCCAAACACAGTGCATGAAGCGCCATAGAATAGAACGCTTACTCTAAATACATAACTTGACTTTTAAAAATCAGTGAGCAATACAGCTATCAATAAATCACCATTGCATGAATGCACGTGCTCTAGAAAACCAACCGTGTTTATGTNNNNNNGAGAGCGCTGAGGAGGAGTGTGTCAGAGCAGTCTGGTGTCACGTGGACAGCAGTGTATGTTCATGGCGCCAATGGCGTTAAAGCCTTCCTCTCCTGAAGCCTCTGGTTGGTCCACCACAGCTTAGACTGGTCTGGGTCCCCTCATTGTCCCCACAGTCAGGGATCtggaagaaacagacagagaaacctcATTAGACCCTGGTACTTTGTGTAATGGAGGTGGTCCTGTGAAATGCGTGATGAGGCACCTTGTAAgtaagacttgtgttagctccccaaGCTAAAGCCCTAGGCTTTAGCTCATAGCGCCAATGCAGTCTTGTGTCTCAAGGGAGATCATGGTTTGAATacggtagtagaagtagtagcaatAATAGCACATGAAAAATAAGCATTGAAATTGTAAATGGAGTTCCTTTGGGGATCTGCTTTGTAGGGGACATATTTCCATTTGCCAGCTGGTCTCTCTTTTATCAAGTTCCCCCTGAGAGACGTGGACAACTTGACTGAATGTTCTATACATGAAATTCATTACTGGTGATTTCTCTGTTGGAAACCAAGACTAGAGtaagaaatatgtaaatatgtctGGTATGAAGTTCAACATTCATGTGCATGATTTACTCAAAGCCTACTGGGCGTATATCAACAGCCAGTCAAAATGCCTCACTCCATCCGTGTTGATTTACTCAGAGCCTACTGGGTGTATATCAACAGCAAATCAAGATGCCTTACTCCATACTTGTCTGCCAAGTACAATTGGTCCTAAACACAGTGCACAAAGCTCTATAATGCTTAAATCCATGACTTAACTATCAATAACTCAGCAATAA
Encoded proteins:
- the LOC111960200 gene encoding neurexin-2-like, producing MTRGLRFPAWPLAFLSLLVTTRALEFGGAPGQWARYGRWEAGSVGELSFSLKTNISKALVLYLDDGGNCDFMELLIAGGRLQLRFAIHCAEPATLHMETRVNDDRWHMVLLTRNFRETLLMVDGETKVAEVKSKRKEMAVVSDLFVGGIPPDVRLSALTSSTVKYEPPFLGLISNLKVGEMPPTLLNSQGIQSDLEYLCTKQNPCFNGGFCSIQYGEVHCDCTHTRYKGKYCKEEEYAVEGLAHLTLSNQDRSMFRRSMFRRSMFRRSMFHFCRCCDNHRRINNLVIGSQSD